In Phaeobacter inhibens DSM 16374, the following proteins share a genomic window:
- a CDS encoding alcohol dehydrogenase catalytic domain-containing protein has product MKALVYEGVETLVFRDVPMFAALPGEHLIRIHASGICGSDMHAYLGHDNRRPAPLILGHEAAGVIEDGPQKGRRVTINPLVTCGSCTACASGRENLCASRQIISMPPREGAFAQFVAMPDRNLVTVPDNVPLEKAALAEPLAVSWHAARLVLEALHPDTERHALVIGGGAIGLAAALALRAMGVKDVTIQEPNAARRAFLTDRCGQQAVAEFQGMVPLVVDAVGYAATRAAASACAAPGGVIAHVGLGEDVGGLDLRRMTLQEITFIGTYTYTAQDFRDTSQAIFDGRLGTLDWSELRPLSEGAAAFHDLRSGTVAAPKIILSPWA; this is encoded by the coding sequence ATGAAAGCCTTGGTTTATGAAGGGGTTGAGACGCTGGTGTTCCGCGACGTGCCGATGTTTGCAGCCCTGCCGGGCGAGCATCTGATCCGCATTCATGCCTCCGGCATCTGCGGGTCGGATATGCACGCCTATCTGGGCCATGACAACCGCAGACCTGCGCCGCTGATCCTGGGGCATGAGGCCGCCGGCGTGATTGAGGACGGACCGCAGAAGGGCCGCCGAGTGACAATCAATCCACTGGTCACCTGTGGCAGCTGCACGGCCTGCGCATCGGGGCGCGAAAACCTCTGCGCCAGCCGACAGATCATCTCCATGCCGCCGCGCGAAGGTGCCTTTGCCCAATTCGTGGCGATGCCAGACCGCAATCTGGTGACGGTGCCAGACAATGTGCCACTGGAGAAGGCGGCGCTGGCAGAACCCTTGGCCGTCAGCTGGCACGCCGCCCGGTTGGTGCTTGAGGCGCTGCACCCAGACACCGAACGCCACGCGCTGGTGATCGGCGGTGGCGCCATCGGGCTGGCGGCGGCACTGGCACTCAGAGCGATGGGGGTGAAGGACGTCACCATCCAGGAACCAAACGCTGCGCGCCGGGCCTTCCTGACGGACCGCTGCGGCCAGCAGGCGGTCGCAGAGTTTCAGGGGATGGTGCCGCTGGTGGTGGACGCCGTCGGCTATGCCGCCACCCGCGCCGCGGCCTCTGCCTGCGCCGCCCCCGGTGGTGTGATTGCCCATGTCGGCCTCGGTGAGGATGTCGGCGGTTTGGATCTCCGCCGCATGACGCTGCAGGAAATCACCTTCATCGGCACCTATACCTATACCGCGCAGGATTTTCGCGACACGTCACAAGCGATTTTTGATGGCCGATTAGGAACACTGGACTGGTCCGAGCTGCGCCCCTTGTCAGAAGGAGCCGCCGCGTTTCACGACCTGCGGTCCGGTACAGTGGCCGCGCCAAAGATCATTTTATCCCCCTGGGCCTAA
- a CDS encoding universal stress protein, whose protein sequence is MYDKILVPMALDHGVSGTTLKAAATLCNPGGQITALHVYEAPQGSVSAYLDEDAVREGLDKARQQLTKKTADYGDVTAEIVKGRSYRAIVEYAEQNGTDCIVVGSHKPGLSDFFLGSTAARVVRHAPCAVHVCRTL, encoded by the coding sequence ATGTATGACAAGATCCTGGTTCCCATGGCCCTGGACCACGGGGTTTCCGGCACAACGCTGAAAGCTGCCGCGACCCTGTGCAACCCCGGCGGGCAAATCACCGCACTGCATGTCTATGAGGCACCGCAAGGCTCTGTCAGCGCCTATTTGGATGAGGACGCAGTACGTGAAGGGCTTGATAAGGCCCGCCAACAACTGACCAAGAAAACCGCTGACTATGGCGATGTCACAGCTGAAATCGTCAAAGGCCGCTCGTACCGGGCCATTGTTGAATATGCCGAACAGAACGGCACGGACTGCATCGTCGTTGGCTCACATAAACCCGGGCTCAGCGACTTTTTCCTCGGCTCGACTGCCGCCCGTGTTGTGCGCCACGCACCCTGCGCCGTGCATGTCTGCCGCACCCTCTGA
- the comD gene encoding sulfopyruvate decarboxylase subunit alpha, with the protein MSIDKRIADDLAANGVSFVTTVPCKQLAGVIEEIDQRDDIFHIPSNKEDEGMGLCAGAWMGGKRPAIIMQNTAIGVTINTLATLIQYYRMPLPMLISYRGELREPVACQVEMAVHTKALLAQMNIPTYHFHWQKDVEEFDNILKYTFMCNKPVAILTDANFWGGYGDQ; encoded by the coding sequence ATGAGCATAGACAAAAGGATCGCTGACGATCTGGCGGCCAACGGAGTCTCTTTCGTCACCACCGTGCCCTGTAAACAACTGGCGGGCGTGATTGAGGAAATTGACCAGCGCGATGACATTTTTCATATCCCCTCCAACAAGGAAGACGAGGGCATGGGCCTGTGCGCCGGAGCCTGGATGGGGGGGAAACGTCCGGCGATTATCATGCAGAACACCGCCATTGGGGTCACCATCAACACGCTGGCAACACTGATCCAATACTACCGGATGCCGCTGCCAATGCTGATCTCCTACCGTGGTGAGCTGCGCGAGCCAGTGGCCTGCCAGGTGGAGATGGCAGTGCATACCAAGGCGCTTCTGGCGCAGATGAATATCCCGACCTACCATTTCCATTGGCAAAAAGACGTCGAGGAATTCGATAACATCCTGAAATACACCTTCATGTGCAACAAACCCGTTGCCATCCTGACCGATGCCAATTTCTGGGGAGGCTATGGCGACCAATGA
- the comE gene encoding sulfopyruvate decarboxylase subunit beta, with the protein MIRSEILKEIAPILRDQLVVCNIGIPSQELHAIDDQPNNFYMLGTMGLASSIGLGLALAQAKPVIVIDGDGSVLTNLGTLPTIANNVADNYILMIIDNGSYGSTGDQPTYTGRKTSLAEMARGAGCENVVEVVDKDTGPALETALASGKMTVMVVKCDSGNAKMPVITMDPVVIRDRFMKAVAS; encoded by the coding sequence ATGATCCGTTCTGAAATACTGAAGGAAATCGCCCCTATCCTGCGGGATCAACTGGTGGTCTGCAATATCGGCATCCCTAGCCAAGAGCTGCATGCAATCGACGACCAGCCGAACAATTTCTACATGCTGGGCACCATGGGGCTGGCCTCCTCCATCGGGTTGGGGCTGGCGCTGGCGCAGGCGAAACCGGTGATTGTAATTGATGGTGATGGGTCCGTCCTAACCAACCTTGGAACCTTGCCAACGATCGCCAACAACGTCGCAGACAACTACATCCTGATGATCATCGACAATGGCTCCTATGGGTCGACGGGCGACCAGCCAACCTATACCGGCCGCAAGACATCGCTTGCTGAGATGGCACGTGGTGCTGGCTGCGAGAATGTGGTCGAAGTCGTGGATAAGGACACCGGGCCCGCACTGGAAACCGCTCTTGCAAGCGGCAAGATGACAGTGATGGTGGTCAAATGTGACAGCGGCAACGCCAAGATGCCGGTGATCACGATGGATCCGGTGGTCATCCGCGATCGCTTCATGAAGGCCGTGGCCAGCTGA
- a CDS encoding alpha-hydroxy acid oxidase, with translation MDAGAIHSAEDARRLARRRLPWMVFDYIDGAAGQETGVARNRAALDGIALRPRILRDVSQRSLATHVFGAEADRPFGIAPMGMCNLAAPGADLMLARLAARYRVPHGVSTVASTPLEEIIETAEGYAWFQLYFSGDGSGTFKLAERARAVGYHTLVLTVDVPEVGRRPRELRHGFTMPFRIGPQQFIDFALHPRWSLTTLLKGKPVMANFEMEGYEFDRTQSRARATWDTLARLRDLWPGKLVVKGVLDVEDARALVSAGVDAIQVSSHGARQLEAAPAPIEMLAKIRADLGPKFPVFYDSGLRSGEDVLKAIKMGADFVFLGRILQYAIAARGETGLAQLWHAISEELSIAMAQTGRVSLNH, from the coding sequence ATGGATGCAGGCGCCATCCATTCCGCCGAGGATGCCCGCCGCCTCGCCCGGCGGCGGCTGCCCTGGATGGTGTTTGACTATATCGACGGGGCCGCCGGACAGGAAACCGGGGTGGCGCGGAATCGCGCCGCGCTGGATGGCATCGCCCTGCGGCCCCGTATCCTGCGCGATGTCAGTCAGCGCTCGCTTGCTACGCACGTCTTCGGCGCCGAGGCAGATCGCCCTTTTGGCATCGCCCCTATGGGCATGTGCAACCTCGCCGCTCCCGGCGCCGACCTGATGCTGGCCCGGCTGGCCGCGCGTTACCGGGTGCCGCATGGGGTTTCCACCGTCGCCTCGACCCCGCTGGAAGAGATCATCGAAACGGCCGAAGGCTATGCCTGGTTCCAGCTCTATTTCAGTGGCGACGGCAGCGGCACCTTCAAACTGGCAGAACGCGCCCGTGCAGTCGGCTATCATACGCTGGTGCTGACCGTTGATGTGCCCGAGGTGGGTCGCCGTCCGCGTGAGTTACGCCATGGCTTTACAATGCCTTTCCGTATCGGGCCACAGCAGTTCATCGACTTTGCCCTGCACCCGCGCTGGTCACTGACAACTCTGCTCAAAGGCAAGCCGGTGATGGCAAACTTCGAAATGGAGGGCTATGAATTTGACCGCACCCAAAGCCGGGCGCGGGCCACTTGGGATACGCTGGCCCGGCTGCGCGACCTTTGGCCCGGAAAGCTGGTGGTGAAAGGCGTGCTGGACGTCGAAGATGCCCGCGCGCTGGTGTCTGCCGGGGTTGATGCCATTCAGGTGTCCAGCCATGGCGCGCGACAACTGGAGGCCGCGCCCGCCCCGATAGAGATGTTGGCGAAGATCCGTGCAGATCTTGGGCCGAAGTTCCCGGTTTTCTATGACAGCGGTCTCCGATCGGGCGAGGATGTCCTGAAAGCGATCAAAATGGGCGCTGATTTTGTATTTCTGGGCCGCATCCTGCAATACGCTATTGCTGCAAGAGGCGAGACCGGGTTGGCACAGTTGTGGCATGCAATAAGCGAAGAGCTGAGCATTGCCATGGCACAAACCGGCCGCGTCTCACTGAACCATTGA
- a CDS encoding acyl-homoserine-lactone synthase yields MQSTEITFDNFAETGGLFTEMLRARYRHFVQLRRWNLPNVRGLEFDQYDTPESIYCTVHEGKTVLGGFRVTPTTAQCMTTSYMLRDAQLGLLPGLPSNVLDHAAPQDAAIWEVSRFFVEDTLSARDRMHVRGHLERGLSRLAQEWKINAFLCITSVTAALLMRRARLSITSAGPRFEAGGEICQAYHLTVDAKDQRSDANAA; encoded by the coding sequence ATGCAGTCGACAGAAATTACATTCGACAATTTTGCGGAGACCGGTGGGCTCTTCACTGAGATGTTGCGCGCGCGGTATCGTCATTTTGTTCAGTTGCGACGCTGGAACCTGCCCAATGTGCGTGGGTTGGAGTTTGACCAGTACGACACGCCGGAAAGTATCTACTGCACTGTTCATGAAGGAAAAACGGTTCTTGGTGGTTTCCGGGTGACTCCGACGACGGCGCAGTGCATGACCACCAGCTATATGTTGCGCGATGCGCAATTGGGGCTGCTGCCGGGCCTGCCGTCAAATGTCTTGGATCATGCGGCGCCACAGGATGCTGCAATCTGGGAGGTCAGCCGGTTTTTTGTCGAAGACACGCTAAGCGCGCGGGATCGTATGCATGTGCGCGGACATCTGGAGCGCGGCCTGTCCCGGCTCGCGCAGGAGTGGAAAATCAACGCCTTTTTGTGTATCACCTCGGTCACAGCCGCGCTGCTGATGCGTCGGGCGCGCCTGTCGATCACCTCGGCCGGTCCGAGGTTCGAAGCAGGCGGTGAAATCTGTCAGGCCTACCACCTTACGGTCGACGCAAAGGATCAGCGCAGCGATGCAAACGCAGCATGA
- a CDS encoding ATP-binding protein has product MRLFSLSPDLVNSVASQNKLVRSDLPSRFASITLVSLLSLYFLSLQTIAVVYTAYVLVELVGLRVYRRLSSGVTLGGMVLFAGSAFVGVCVFNSLSLLLFLHPEPFPKLMGAMLLIIALNHSVVARSAWFYFGIITAVPIILTVGYMVCATLLRVASPGEMIIAAVILLLGAAYMVHAMWVQHHLTARLREALSAAEAASRAKSRFLAAMSHEIRTPLNAICGMSELIEEENSGSDTLREQTQLLRKSSQALTGILDDVLDHAKIESGQFELNLATASPREEISSAVEMYRARADEKGLALAVSLAQSVPDYAECDALRLRQVIGNLVSNAVKYTETGQVEVVADCEDIGGRMMLRVAVSDTGRGMTPEQSAKLFTDFYRAKDKNAPNVPGTGLGLAIARHLARIMGGDITVQTGRDWGSCFTFLCPITALDASEVEVLPQQTARAETGELGDLSILLVDDTTSNRLVVRAFLKNSGVRITDAENGAEALDALERQPFDLVLLDMKMPVMDGRETLTEMLRRGGRVGATPVVMLTANAAPEEQELFLRLGAVSYLSKPVKKSVLLSEIRKITSVPAARSA; this is encoded by the coding sequence TGTCTACACGGCTTACGTTTTGGTCGAATTGGTGGGTCTGCGGGTCTACCGGCGGCTGTCTTCTGGCGTCACGCTCGGCGGCATGGTCCTCTTCGCCGGTTCTGCGTTTGTTGGCGTCTGCGTTTTCAATTCTCTGTCGTTGCTGTTGTTCCTGCATCCAGAACCCTTCCCGAAACTGATGGGGGCGATGCTGCTTATCATCGCGCTCAATCATTCGGTGGTTGCGCGCTCTGCGTGGTTCTATTTTGGGATCATCACTGCGGTGCCGATTATCCTTACCGTGGGGTATATGGTTTGTGCGACGCTGCTGCGCGTCGCGAGCCCCGGCGAGATGATCATTGCTGCGGTCATTCTCTTGCTGGGAGCCGCCTATATGGTGCACGCCATGTGGGTGCAGCACCATTTGACCGCGCGGCTGCGCGAGGCGTTAAGCGCGGCGGAGGCCGCGAGCCGCGCTAAGAGCCGCTTCCTCGCCGCGATGAGCCATGAAATTCGCACACCTCTGAATGCGATTTGCGGCATGTCCGAACTCATCGAAGAGGAAAATTCCGGATCCGATACGCTGCGGGAGCAAACGCAACTCCTGCGAAAATCGTCTCAGGCGCTCACCGGTATTCTTGATGATGTTCTTGATCACGCCAAGATTGAGTCCGGTCAGTTCGAACTGAACCTTGCCACTGCCAGCCCTCGGGAAGAGATCTCCAGCGCCGTAGAAATGTATCGCGCGCGGGCGGATGAAAAGGGGCTCGCGCTGGCCGTCAGCCTGGCGCAGAGTGTCCCGGACTACGCAGAATGTGATGCGTTGCGGTTGCGGCAGGTGATCGGAAACCTGGTGTCCAACGCTGTAAAATACACTGAAACCGGTCAGGTTGAGGTGGTTGCCGATTGCGAAGATATTGGCGGGCGCATGATGCTGCGCGTTGCAGTGTCTGACACTGGTCGGGGCATGACGCCTGAGCAGAGCGCCAAACTCTTCACGGATTTTTATCGCGCCAAGGACAAGAATGCCCCCAACGTGCCTGGTACCGGATTGGGGCTGGCGATCGCCCGCCATCTGGCCCGCATCATGGGCGGCGATATCACCGTGCAGACCGGCCGCGACTGGGGCAGCTGCTTCACTTTCTTGTGTCCTATTACCGCGCTGGATGCCTCTGAGGTGGAGGTCCTGCCGCAGCAGACTGCGCGTGCAGAGACGGGCGAGCTTGGCGATCTATCCATTCTGCTGGTGGATGACACGACATCCAATCGTCTGGTTGTCCGGGCGTTTCTGAAAAACAGCGGAGTGCGGATCACCGATGCAGAAAATGGCGCTGAGGCTTTGGACGCCTTAGAGCGACAACCGTTTGATTTGGTGCTTTTGGACATGAAAATGCCGGTGATGGATGGCCGGGAAACCCTGACGGAAATGCTGCGACGTGGCGGGCGGGTTGGGGCGACACCGGTGGTTATGCTGACGGCGAACGCCGCGCCCGAAGAACAGGAGCTGTTCCTACGGCTCGGCGCTGTGAGCTATCTGTCCAAACCGGTCAAGAAATCGGTACTGCTTTCGGAAATTCGCAAGATCACATCGGTACCGGCGGCGCGCTCCGCCTGA